A window from Streptomyces sp. NBC_00335 encodes these proteins:
- a CDS encoding N-acetylneuraminate synthase family protein, translating to MTVTSASRLRTFGSRTAGPGRPVYVVGEIGINHNGDLGNALALIDAAAEAGCDAVKFQKRTPEICTPRDQWDIERDTPWGRMTYIDYRHRVEFGESEYRAIDEHCAKRGIDWFASPWDTEAVAFLEKFDVPAHKVASASLTDDELLRALRATGRTVVLSTGMSTPKQIRHAVEVLGSDNILLCHATSTYPAKAEELNLRVINTLREEYPNVPIGYSGHETGLQTTLAAVALGAAFVERHITLDRAMWGSDQAASVEPGGLTRLVRDIRTIETALGDGIKQVYASELGPMKKLRRVQGDLAAV from the coding sequence ATGACGGTCACCTCCGCCTCCCGCCTCCGGACCTTCGGCTCCCGCACCGCCGGCCCCGGCCGGCCCGTCTACGTCGTCGGCGAGATCGGCATCAACCACAACGGCGACCTCGGCAACGCCCTCGCCCTCATCGACGCCGCCGCCGAAGCCGGCTGCGACGCCGTGAAGTTCCAGAAGCGCACCCCCGAGATCTGCACCCCCCGCGACCAGTGGGACATCGAGCGCGACACCCCCTGGGGCCGGATGACCTACATCGACTACCGCCACCGCGTGGAGTTCGGCGAGAGCGAGTACCGCGCCATCGACGAGCACTGCGCCAAGCGCGGCATCGACTGGTTCGCCTCCCCGTGGGACACCGAGGCCGTCGCCTTCCTGGAGAAGTTCGACGTCCCCGCCCACAAGGTCGCCTCCGCCTCGCTCACCGACGACGAGCTGCTGCGCGCCCTGCGCGCCACCGGCCGCACCGTCGTCCTCTCCACCGGCATGTCCACCCCGAAGCAGATCCGGCACGCGGTGGAGGTGCTCGGCAGCGACAACATCCTGCTCTGCCACGCCACTTCGACGTACCCGGCCAAGGCCGAGGAGCTCAACCTGCGGGTCATCAACACCCTCCGGGAGGAGTACCCGAACGTCCCGATCGGCTACTCCGGCCACGAGACGGGCCTGCAGACCACCCTGGCCGCCGTCGCCCTCGGCGCCGCCTTCGTCGAGCGCCACATCACCCTCGACCGCGCGATGTGGGGCTCCGACCAGGCCGCCTCCGTCGAGCCCGGCGGCCTGACCCGCCTGGTCCGCGACATCCGCACCATCGAGACCGCGCTGGGCGACGGCATCAAGCAGGTCTACGCCTCCGAGCTCGGCCCGATGAAGAAGCTCCGCCGCGTCCAGGGGGACCTCGCCGCGGTCTGA